One stretch of Flavobacterium sp. 9 DNA includes these proteins:
- a CDS encoding murein L,D-transpeptidase catalytic domain-containing protein, with amino-acid sequence MYYQKKILLLLFIGILFTSFKLINRTEKFVETKVSELNDSSKSSMKDEINAIKKLIKNTHYNNKLCFLIDMRIESGKNRLFIYDFKSDKIIDEGLVAHGLGSETGITGKLKFSNTDNSLCTSLGKYSIGNSYYGKFGKAYKLYGLNKTNSNAYNRNIVLHKYYDVPYKEQEKNICNSYGCPMVNEIFYKRIEKIIDNSEKKIVMDIYY; translated from the coding sequence ATGTATTATCAAAAGAAAATCTTGCTTCTTCTCTTTATTGGAATTCTATTTACAAGTTTTAAGCTTATAAACAGAACTGAAAAATTTGTTGAAACAAAAGTTTCTGAATTAAATGATTCTTCGAAATCGTCAATGAAAGATGAAATAAATGCCATAAAGAAACTAATAAAAAATACCCATTATAATAATAAATTATGTTTTTTGATAGATATGAGAATTGAATCCGGAAAAAATCGTCTTTTTATTTACGATTTTAAAAGTGATAAAATAATTGATGAAGGCTTAGTCGCTCACGGCCTGGGATCTGAAACCGGAATCACAGGAAAACTAAAATTTAGCAATACAGATAATTCACTTTGCACCTCTTTAGGGAAATATTCAATTGGAAATTCATATTATGGAAAATTTGGAAAAGCATATAAATTATATGGATTGAATAAAACTAATAGTAATGCTTATAATAGAAATATTGTTTTACATAAATATTACGATGTTCCATATAAAGAACAAGAAAAAAATATTTGCAATAGTTACGGTTGCCCGATGGTAAACGAAATATTCTACAAACGAATTGAAAAAATAATAGATAATTCAGAAAAGAAAATTGTGATGGATATTTACTATTAA